One Thermicanus aegyptius DSM 12793 DNA segment encodes these proteins:
- the flgM gene encoding flagellar biosynthesis anti-sigma factor FlgM, whose product MKIDGINPFGQTHPYSKPTVKGNEAKPSLAPKDQLEISPESLERFSETLEGVDPARQKKIEALKKEVEAGTYTVSAQQLADRLLAWWRGK is encoded by the coding sequence ATGAAGATTGACGGCATTAACCCTTTTGGACAAACCCATCCTTACTCAAAGCCGACGGTGAAGGGAAATGAAGCGAAGCCTTCCCTTGCTCCGAAAGATCAACTGGAGATCTCCCCTGAATCTCTGGAGCGATTCAGCGAGACCCTGGAAGGCGTAGACCCTGCCCGCCAAAAGAAGATCGAAGCGTTAAAGAAAGAGGTGGAGGCTGGAACCTATACCGTTTCGGCCCAGCAATTGGCGGATAGACTCCTCGCTTGGTGGAGAGGAAAATAA
- a CDS encoding response regulator transcription factor, whose protein sequence is MRRALTELLFEELKRDESLQPSHIHPLQKFITAYALTERERDLLYAICLFGFSNEKIGELFNISPHTVKNHISKILIKMNARSIREVQAALFRYLISEYEPCERNKEE, encoded by the coding sequence ATGAGAAGAGCGCTTACGGAATTACTCTTCGAGGAATTGAAACGAGATGAGTCCCTGCAACCATCGCATATTCACCCGCTGCAGAAATTTATCACCGCCTATGCCCTTACCGAAAGGGAGAGGGATCTTCTTTACGCCATCTGTCTGTTTGGTTTTTCCAATGAAAAAATCGGTGAACTCTTTAACATTTCCCCTCATACGGTGAAGAACCACATCAGCAAAATCCTGATAAAAATGAATGCTCGGTCGATTCGTGAGGTACAGGCGGCTCTATTTCGGTACCTCATCAGCGAATATGAACCTTGCGAAAGGAATAAGGAAGAATAG
- a CDS encoding DUF6470 family protein, protein MNLLRLQMDQTFARLGLQIRKPVQEITQPRAELAIRQTPARMEIRRTPPAVLIDQSGAWADMGHKNREAFLQEVVERGREGVMAGIARRAEEGIRLRSIERHEDAIVAIARDKTFPAPLPAQLTFIPRVGSVKMEGIPGTLAIDWRLGGAEIAATPRKPVHRYTPGKVEGYLEQMNSLKIWVAPPERQVDIRL, encoded by the coding sequence ATGAATCTCCTCCGCCTGCAGATGGATCAGACCTTTGCCCGTCTAGGGCTCCAAATTCGGAAACCTGTGCAGGAGATTACCCAGCCGAGAGCGGAACTCGCCATACGTCAGACACCTGCCCGGATGGAGATCCGCCGGACTCCCCCTGCGGTTCTCATCGATCAGAGCGGGGCCTGGGCCGACATGGGGCATAAGAACCGGGAAGCCTTCTTGCAGGAAGTGGTGGAACGGGGGAGAGAGGGAGTGATGGCGGGGATCGCTCGCCGCGCCGAGGAAGGGATCCGCCTCCGCTCCATCGAGCGTCATGAGGATGCGATCGTCGCCATCGCCCGGGACAAGACATTCCCTGCACCCCTTCCGGCTCAACTTACCTTCATCCCCCGTGTCGGGAGCGTGAAGATGGAAGGGATCCCCGGAACGCTTGCCATCGACTGGAGGCTGGGAGGAGCGGAGATTGCCGCCACCCCCCGGAAACCGGTTCACCGCTACACCCCCGGCAAGGTGGAAGGATACTTGGAGCAGATGAACTCCCTTAAGATCTGGGTCGCTCCCCCGGAACGGCAGGTGGATATTCGCCTATAG
- a CDS encoding competence type IV pilus major pilin ComGC, producing MRATSTWTSPRREEGFTLIEILIVIFLLSLILAVAVPNYTKSTERAEKAICDNTKKGAEAQLELYLIDHKQDATKIMENGEIVLSKLVDEGYLKEAPQCPSNGKYRVGKGSDGTYQVKCSFHDEVSTH from the coding sequence ATGCGTGCCACATCCACATGGACTTCCCCTCGCCGTGAAGAGGGGTTTACATTAATTGAAATTTTAATCGTCATCTTTCTTTTATCCCTGATCCTGGCCGTTGCCGTCCCCAACTATACCAAATCAACGGAAAGGGCGGAAAAAGCGATATGCGACAATACAAAGAAAGGGGCGGAAGCCCAACTGGAACTTTACCTGATCGACCATAAGCAAGATGCCACGAAGATTATGGAGAATGGGGAAATTGTCTTAAGCAAATTGGTGGATGAAGGCTATCTCAAAGAGGCTCCCCAATGCCCTTCAAATGGGAAATATAGGGTGGGAAAAGGGAGTGACGGCACCTATCAAGTGAAATGCAGCTTCCACGACGAAGTTTCTACCCATTAG
- a CDS encoding flagellin yields MRINHNISAMNTYRQLVGNNSAVAKSLEKLSSGLRINRAGDDAAGLAISEKMRGQIRGLDMATKNAQDGISLIQTAEGALNETHSILQRMRELAVQAANDTNNNNDRQELQKEVNQLISELDRISTDTEFNTKKLLNGGLGGAVDQNATNTTVLSVAGVAKVTTSGAKADTYTITASAGKLTMTNSAGTKSQTITNVAGAQILNFSDFGITIETNGGYTVDTAVGDVVVTAGSATFHIGANAGQSIQLSIGDMSANALGVDTIDITTQANADAAITTIQTAIDTVSSERAKLGAYQNRLEHTINNLGTSAENLTAAESRIRDVDYALAA; encoded by the coding sequence ATGCGGATTAATCACAACATCTCTGCCATGAACACCTACCGCCAATTGGTAGGGAACAACAGCGCCGTTGCCAAATCCCTCGAGAAGCTCTCTTCCGGCCTTCGCATCAACCGAGCCGGAGACGATGCCGCAGGGCTCGCCATCTCCGAGAAGATGCGCGGCCAGATTCGTGGCTTGGACATGGCGACCAAGAATGCCCAGGACGGAATCTCTCTCATCCAGACCGCTGAAGGTGCATTGAACGAAACCCACTCCATCCTGCAGCGTATGCGTGAGCTGGCTGTTCAAGCGGCGAACGATACAAACAACAATAACGACCGTCAAGAACTTCAAAAAGAAGTTAACCAATTAATCTCTGAATTAGATCGTATTTCTACTGATACAGAATTTAACACTAAAAAGCTTTTGAATGGCGGGCTTGGTGGAGCAGTTGACCAAAATGCTACGAATACAACTGTACTAAGTGTAGCAGGGGTGGCTAAAGTTACAACATCTGGAGCTAAAGCTGACACTTATACTATTACTGCTAGTGCTGGTAAGTTAACAATGACAAATAGTGCTGGAACTAAGTCGCAAACTATTACGAACGTAGCTGGCGCACAAATTCTCAATTTCTCTGATTTTGGGATTACAATTGAAACCAACGGGGGTTATACAGTCGATACTGCAGTGGGGGATGTTGTTGTAACTGCTGGATCAGCTACATTCCATATCGGTGCTAACGCAGGTCAGTCCATTCAACTCAGCATCGGTGACATGAGTGCGAACGCGTTGGGCGTAGACACAATCGACATTACTACTCAAGCAAATGCAGATGCCGCAATTACTACTATTCAAACAGCTATTGACACTGTTTCTTCTGAACGTGCTAAACTCGGTGCTTACCAAAACCGTCTGGAGCACACCATCAACAACCTCGGCACTTCCGCTGAGAACCTGACTGCAGCCGAGTCCCGCATTCGTGATGTTGATTATGCTTTAGCCGCTTAA
- a CDS encoding DEAD/DEAH box helicase, whose product MRASLYLFSEKNETRWDAGFTLSPSVTQWWLEEEGKRFQGLITPALPLYFAFFLLGKVKNGLNAGEDAVIEKVEGWIREAIQRIDRSLALNAKDLWEKSKGKPYSDGLKIWKREWLEKDGEVLRPLIEGRFCLLEQVEDYLDQVNRPLYGELAIRDQLLEERKGGNGPTDVEREERRAFRRRYLPMLIQYLHHRGELSLTSGMAIVESDRGTLLRCQRCSSEYRRWQGYPCGVCEHDDMVCEVCSAMGASKGCKPILFSPTRPKETAPSSFTLLPSFLSWEGELTPAQQEASQMAAQFVQGTLPRTDRRELLIWAVTGAGKTEVVFQAVDMALRQGKRVLLATPRKDVVLELTPRFRRAFPSVPMVSLYGGSRQKGKMGELVIATTHQALNFFHAFPLVIVDEIDAFPFHNSPMLHFAVNRATAAGGKRILLTATPSEKMLQQVKKGEILQATIPSRFHGHPLPVPILRYESRLEEKIGKGKLPQGVRHFLNELHRNGRQAFLFVPRIGLVEDLVALIKETFPQTEGTYAGEPLREEKVSAFRRGEIRLLVTTTILERGVTIPFTDALVLMADAPIFDESSLVQIAGRVGRSAEDPGGKVLFLSESRSRSMVKAVRQIEGMNREARKRGFLVEEKKKNRLIRLFGGGSAE is encoded by the coding sequence ATGAGGGCGTCTCTCTATCTCTTCTCTGAGAAAAATGAAACCCGATGGGATGCGGGATTTACCTTATCCCCTTCCGTCACCCAATGGTGGCTGGAGGAGGAAGGGAAACGATTTCAGGGACTGATTACCCCTGCCCTTCCCTTATATTTCGCTTTCTTCCTGCTGGGGAAAGTAAAGAATGGGTTAAACGCAGGGGAAGATGCCGTCATTGAAAAGGTGGAGGGATGGATCCGGGAAGCCATTCAAAGGATCGACCGGAGTCTTGCGCTCAATGCGAAGGATTTATGGGAGAAGAGCAAAGGGAAACCTTACTCCGACGGGTTGAAGATCTGGAAGAGGGAATGGCTGGAGAAGGATGGAGAGGTATTGCGCCCTCTGATCGAAGGGCGTTTTTGCCTGTTGGAACAGGTGGAAGATTACCTGGATCAGGTAAACCGGCCTCTTTATGGGGAATTGGCCATCCGAGATCAGCTCTTGGAGGAGAGGAAGGGCGGGAATGGTCCCACGGACGTGGAAAGAGAGGAGAGGAGGGCATTCCGGCGGAGATACCTTCCCATGCTGATCCAGTATTTGCACCATAGGGGGGAACTATCCCTTACCTCGGGCATGGCGATCGTGGAGTCGGATCGGGGAACCCTCCTCCGCTGCCAGCGCTGCTCCAGCGAATACCGCCGATGGCAAGGCTACCCCTGCGGTGTTTGCGAACACGACGATATGGTCTGTGAGGTTTGCTCCGCCATGGGTGCGAGCAAAGGGTGCAAACCGATCCTCTTCTCCCCCACACGTCCAAAGGAGACGGCCCCAAGTTCCTTCACACTTCTACCTTCCTTCCTCTCGTGGGAAGGGGAGCTCACTCCTGCCCAACAGGAGGCTTCCCAAATGGCCGCCCAATTCGTGCAAGGGACCCTTCCCCGCACAGACCGGCGGGAGCTCCTCATCTGGGCCGTTACCGGTGCCGGCAAGACGGAGGTTGTCTTTCAGGCCGTCGATATGGCCCTCCGCCAAGGAAAACGTGTCCTTTTGGCCACGCCCCGGAAAGATGTGGTTCTAGAGCTTACACCCCGTTTTCGCAGGGCCTTTCCTTCCGTTCCGATGGTCTCCCTCTACGGAGGCAGCCGCCAAAAAGGGAAGATGGGGGAGCTGGTGATCGCCACCACCCACCAGGCCCTCAATTTCTTTCATGCTTTTCCATTGGTTATCGTCGATGAGATCGATGCCTTTCCCTTCCATAATAGCCCCATGCTTCATTTCGCCGTAAATCGGGCAACCGCAGCAGGAGGAAAGCGAATTCTCCTCACCGCTACCCCTTCCGAGAAGATGTTGCAACAAGTAAAAAAAGGAGAGATTTTGCAAGCGACCATTCCCAGTCGTTTTCATGGACATCCGCTACCCGTTCCCATCCTCCGGTATGAGTCCCGTTTGGAGGAAAAAATCGGCAAGGGGAAACTTCCGCAGGGGGTCCGCCACTTCCTGAATGAGCTTCATCGGAACGGCAGACAAGCTTTCCTCTTCGTGCCCCGGATCGGCCTGGTAGAAGATTTGGTTGCCTTAATCAAAGAAACATTCCCCCAGACCGAAGGAACCTATGCCGGCGAGCCGTTGCGAGAGGAGAAGGTGAGCGCTTTCCGGCGTGGAGAGATCCGCCTTCTCGTCACCACCACCATCTTGGAGCGGGGGGTAACGATCCCCTTCACCGACGCCTTGGTCCTGATGGCCGATGCGCCCATCTTTGACGAAAGTTCCCTCGTACAGATCGCCGGAAGAGTCGGAAGATCGGCGGAGGATCCGGGTGGAAAAGTTCTTTTCCTCTCGGAAAGCCGTTCCCGGTCGATGGTAAAGGCGGTACGGCAGATTGAGGGGATGAACCGGGAAGCGAGGAAGAGGGGCTTTTTGGTGGAAGAAAAGAAGAAGAATCGGCTGATTCGGCTGTTCGGGGGAGGATCGGCGGAGTAA
- the csrA gene encoding carbon storage regulator CsrA, producing MLVLKRKINESIMIGDGIEVKILSLDKDGVRIGIEAPKEMPVYRKEIYLAIQEENREAVMLKTEAMKGLQDLFTQNMEED from the coding sequence ATGCTCGTCCTGAAGCGGAAAATCAATGAATCGATCATGATCGGCGACGGCATCGAGGTGAAGATCCTCTCCCTGGATAAGGATGGCGTCCGCATTGGCATTGAAGCGCCGAAGGAGATGCCCGTCTACCGGAAGGAGATCTACCTCGCCATCCAGGAGGAGAACCGCGAGGCCGTGATGCTGAAGACGGAAGCGATGAAGGGCCTCCAGGATCTTTTCACGCAGAACATGGAAGAGGATTAA
- the flgN gene encoding flagellar export chaperone FlgN codes for MDDEKERVITMQKGLLLLLEQMAKLQEELLPLEEEKKEVLIRGEISRLSEIVHLETQKINLLSKLEREREKAAEELAFAWNLPPESLTLSALTDRMEDPCLKGRFQELQKLLNERSQQLQRQNEINQILIRESLDYVNMAFSLLTDQEDSKVYSNHPSEEGEKSSSPRSFFDTRI; via the coding sequence ATGGACGACGAAAAGGAAAGAGTGATCACCATGCAGAAGGGCCTCCTTTTACTCCTGGAGCAGATGGCCAAACTTCAGGAGGAGCTCCTTCCTTTGGAGGAGGAGAAGAAGGAGGTGCTCATCCGGGGGGAGATCTCCCGGTTATCGGAGATTGTTCACTTGGAAACCCAGAAGATAAATCTCCTCAGCAAACTGGAAAGGGAGCGGGAAAAAGCGGCGGAAGAATTGGCGTTCGCTTGGAACCTTCCGCCGGAATCTCTGACCCTATCCGCCCTTACCGACCGGATGGAGGATCCCTGCCTAAAAGGACGCTTTCAGGAGCTTCAGAAACTCTTAAATGAAAGAAGCCAACAGCTTCAGCGCCAAAATGAAATCAACCAGATCCTGATTCGGGAATCTTTGGATTATGTGAACATGGCCTTCTCCCTCCTCACCGATCAGGAGGATAGCAAAGTCTATAGCAACCACCCTTCAGAAGAAGGGGAGAAGAGCTCTTCTCCCCGCAGCTTCTTCGACACCCGGATTTAA
- the flgK gene encoding flagellar hook-associated protein FlgK translates to MRSTFGGLEIGKRGLFAQQTALDTTGHNIANANTPGFSRQRVDMVASRPFPYPGMFNSRTAAQMGTGVDVAQITRLRDQFLDRQFRNENRYLGFYESRAATYGKLEVVLQEGTDTQEIGLQKALDRLWGAWQDLTASAESGEVREEVVGYAKGVVDAFGHIAQSLKDYQSDLNQVVLVKTNQVNSIATRIRDVNAQIARIAPHGYTTNDLRDQRDLLLDELSKLVDVQVSDIQNGMIQVKIAGGQTLVDGLTTVPLEATQNPATGFYDVTLGGAPFTPQFGSFQETLEARGVDDGTGKLTGIIPDLLNQFNTLSSVFAGELNALHMNGTNLEDIQSGNLANGRQLPFFISKSWYDSLPNKDLSAVDFTALNPGNYDPVNNPNGYNPSGADDLMVNPLIVADSDLIAAAGRPATGSADGRTAQAIADLKNKVITTGFPNSTTIDGYYSAIIGKLGIDAQGANNLLEVKQSLVTQVENRRQSVSGVSIDDEMTEMIKYQHAYEAAARSITVMDQVLDKIINGMGIVGR, encoded by the coding sequence ATGCGTTCTACTTTTGGAGGATTAGAGATCGGAAAAAGGGGGCTCTTTGCCCAGCAGACCGCCCTCGATACCACCGGCCATAACATCGCCAATGCCAACACCCCCGGTTTTTCCCGGCAGCGGGTGGACATGGTTGCTTCTCGCCCTTTCCCCTACCCGGGTATGTTTAACAGCCGCACAGCCGCCCAGATGGGTACGGGGGTGGATGTAGCGCAGATTACCCGCCTCCGGGATCAATTCCTGGACCGTCAATTTCGGAACGAAAATCGTTATCTGGGCTTCTACGAATCGAGGGCAGCCACCTACGGCAAGCTCGAAGTGGTTCTTCAGGAAGGAACCGATACCCAGGAGATCGGACTTCAGAAGGCGCTGGATCGTCTCTGGGGCGCCTGGCAGGATCTCACCGCCTCCGCAGAGTCCGGTGAGGTGCGGGAAGAAGTGGTGGGCTATGCGAAGGGAGTGGTGGATGCCTTCGGCCATATCGCCCAATCCTTGAAGGATTACCAGTCCGATCTGAACCAGGTGGTTTTGGTGAAGACGAACCAAGTGAACTCCATCGCCACCCGCATCCGGGATGTTAATGCCCAGATCGCCCGCATCGCGCCCCATGGATATACCACCAACGACCTGCGGGACCAGAGGGATCTTCTCCTCGATGAATTGTCCAAGCTGGTGGATGTGCAAGTTTCCGACATTCAGAATGGAATGATCCAAGTGAAGATTGCCGGTGGTCAAACCCTCGTCGATGGGTTGACGACCGTTCCCCTGGAAGCGACGCAAAATCCGGCGACCGGATTCTATGATGTGACCCTGGGCGGGGCTCCTTTCACGCCTCAATTCGGAAGCTTCCAGGAGACACTGGAAGCCAGGGGAGTCGATGATGGGACAGGAAAGCTAACCGGAATCATCCCGGATTTGCTCAACCAATTTAACACCCTCTCCTCCGTCTTCGCAGGAGAACTCAATGCCCTCCACATGAACGGAACCAATCTGGAAGATATCCAGAGCGGAAATCTGGCGAACGGCAGGCAGCTTCCTTTTTTCATCAGCAAGAGCTGGTATGATTCGCTTCCGAATAAGGATCTCTCTGCCGTTGATTTTACGGCGCTCAATCCAGGAAACTATGACCCGGTAAACAATCCCAATGGGTATAATCCGAGCGGAGCGGATGATCTCATGGTAAACCCCCTGATCGTCGCCGATAGCGACTTGATCGCCGCTGCAGGCCGACCCGCCACGGGATCGGCCGATGGGCGCACCGCACAGGCCATCGCCGATCTGAAGAACAAGGTGATCACCACAGGCTTTCCCAACTCCACCACCATCGACGGTTATTACAGTGCCATCATCGGGAAGCTGGGGATTGATGCCCAGGGGGCGAACAACCTCCTGGAGGTAAAACAGAGTTTGGTTACCCAGGTGGAGAATCGGAGACAGTCCGTCTCAGGGGTCTCCATTGATGATGAAATGACCGAAATGATCAAATACCAGCATGCCTATGAAGCGGCCGCCCGCTCCATCACCGTCATGGATCAGGTGCTGGATAAGATCATAAACGGCATGGGGATCGTGGGCAGATAA
- a CDS encoding TIGR03826 family flagellar region protein has product MSLNALDNCPRCGKLFVRGARSVCPDCYREVEEEFKRVYEYVRKSENRQRNIYEVSEATNVTVKQITEFIRAGRLSTADFPHLAYPCESCGENLITEGRICESCRQKLSAEIRKSFAEVEEEERRRRNGTGFYLLEEKLKTLESKKKK; this is encoded by the coding sequence ATGAGTTTAAACGCCTTGGACAATTGCCCTCGTTGCGGGAAACTATTTGTACGCGGAGCCCGCAGCGTCTGCCCCGATTGTTACCGGGAAGTGGAGGAAGAGTTTAAACGGGTCTATGAATACGTCCGGAAGTCGGAGAATCGCCAGCGAAACATTTATGAGGTGAGCGAAGCGACGAACGTAACTGTGAAGCAAATCACGGAGTTTATCCGGGCCGGGCGCCTATCCACCGCAGATTTTCCTCATCTCGCCTATCCCTGTGAAAGCTGCGGAGAAAACCTCATCACCGAGGGGAGGATCTGCGAGAGTTGCCGTCAGAAGCTTTCCGCGGAGATTCGGAAGAGCTTCGCTGAAGTGGAAGAGGAAGAAAGACGGAGGAGGAACGGGACAGGCTTTTATCTCCTGGAGGAAAAACTTAAAACTTTGGAATCCAAGAAAAAAAAGTAA
- the flgL gene encoding flagellar hook-associated protein FlgL, translating to MRVTQNMLANRFLLNLNNSMNRLDRLQEQLSSGKKVSKPSEDPVIAVRSIAYNSQIKVLNQYKRNLDTANNWIQTTDAVLQEADNLFKTIREKMVQGANGAMDPQAREAIAREMEQIKEQLGSIANTSIAGRYIFAGSDTLKKPYDNGALQTTNAERIPVELGKGISMDLNIPGVELFGFQDTSGRNVFQFLDAVVNALDNNGDVGALLGNLQEHENHFLKIHSGLGANMNRLDMIQNRLDAQIQNTTELLSKEEDADLAQLIIHLNMQENVHRAALGAGARIMQPTLMDFLR from the coding sequence TTGCGTGTCACCCAAAACATGTTGGCCAATCGTTTTCTTCTCAATCTGAACAACTCCATGAACCGCTTGGACCGTCTTCAGGAGCAGCTATCCTCAGGGAAGAAAGTCTCCAAACCATCGGAGGATCCGGTCATCGCCGTCCGCAGCATCGCCTATAACTCCCAGATCAAGGTGCTGAACCAATATAAACGGAACCTTGACACGGCAAACAACTGGATTCAGACGACGGATGCCGTCCTGCAGGAGGCGGATAACCTTTTTAAGACCATCCGGGAGAAGATGGTTCAGGGGGCGAACGGGGCGATGGATCCTCAGGCCAGGGAGGCGATCGCCCGGGAGATGGAGCAGATCAAGGAACAGCTGGGCAGCATCGCCAACACCAGCATCGCCGGGCGGTACATCTTCGCCGGCAGCGATACGCTGAAAAAGCCTTATGACAATGGTGCCCTTCAGACCACGAATGCGGAACGGATTCCGGTAGAATTAGGGAAAGGCATCTCCATGGATCTCAATATCCCCGGGGTGGAACTCTTCGGTTTTCAGGATACGAGTGGTCGGAACGTCTTCCAGTTCCTCGATGCGGTGGTCAATGCGTTGGATAACAACGGGGATGTGGGGGCTTTATTGGGGAATCTGCAGGAGCATGAGAACCATTTTCTTAAGATCCACTCCGGTCTGGGGGCGAATATGAATCGCCTCGATATGATCCAAAACCGCCTCGACGCGCAGATCCAGAATACGACGGAACTTTTATCGAAGGAAGAAGATGCCGATCTGGCCCAGTTGATTATTCATCTGAATATGCAGGAGAACGTTCACCGGGCCGCTCTGGGTGCGGGAGCCCGCATCATGCAGCCTACGCTGATGGATTTCTTGCGGTAA
- a CDS encoding ComF family protein has translation MKFDARKIVATLLFTKQKQCLLCGRTIPRETPALSPPPWNDLCPACLRHLLPIVEPVCLVCGREKKETFRFSPGKEMCRDCEEREETYFIMNRSALHYSFKGKEWLYAYKYKGREQLVEGLIHLLYQTYRRHYSHRSIEAITFVPLYEDRLQQRTFNQAEQLAKGLGKRANLPVYDLLERHHPTRKQSRQTRQARLHALEGAFGMKEEIPHAGNKILLIDDVYTTGSTVNECSRVLREGGWEEVYILTPFRA, from the coding sequence ATGAAATTCGACGCAAGAAAAATCGTCGCCACGCTCCTCTTTACAAAGCAGAAACAATGCTTGCTCTGCGGACGAACCATCCCGCGGGAGACTCCTGCTCTTTCGCCGCCTCCATGGAATGATCTTTGCCCCGCTTGCCTTCGCCATCTTCTTCCCATCGTTGAACCGGTCTGCCTCGTATGCGGCAGGGAGAAAAAAGAGACCTTCAGATTCTCCCCTGGGAAAGAGATGTGCCGCGATTGCGAGGAAAGAGAAGAAACCTACTTTATCATGAATCGGAGTGCCCTCCACTACTCCTTTAAGGGAAAAGAATGGCTCTATGCTTATAAATATAAGGGCAGGGAACAGCTTGTGGAAGGGCTGATCCATCTTCTTTACCAAACCTACCGCCGCCATTACTCCCACCGATCGATCGAAGCCATTACCTTCGTTCCTCTCTATGAAGACCGGCTGCAGCAAAGAACCTTTAACCAGGCGGAACAATTGGCGAAGGGCCTGGGGAAGAGGGCGAACCTGCCGGTTTACGATCTCCTCGAACGCCACCACCCTACCCGGAAACAGAGCCGTCAGACCCGTCAGGCACGTCTCCATGCACTGGAAGGCGCCTTCGGAATGAAGGAGGAAATCCCCCATGCGGGGAATAAAATCCTTTTAATTGACGATGTATATACCACCGGAAGTACCGTGAATGAGTGCAGCCGTGTTCTCCGTGAAGGGGGATGGGAGGAAGTTTACATCCTTACCCCATTTCGAGCCTAG
- a CDS encoding flagellin, translating to MYRLRPMATAMRSVGDYSSNSEMSLRSARPRPDPVKGAEGEDIVWSLWKHRVATMAKEMMEFTKNNILTQAAQAMLAQSNALPQGVLQLLK from the coding sequence ATGTACCGCCTAAGGCCGATGGCTACGGCGATGAGATCCGTAGGGGACTATTCTTCCAACTCCGAGATGAGTCTCCGAAGTGCCCGGCCCCGACCAGACCCTGTAAAGGGTGCTGAGGGTGAAGATATAGTCTGGTCCTTATGGAAACATAGGGTGGCAACGATGGCCAAAGAAATGATGGAGTTCACCAAGAACAATATCCTGACCCAAGCCGCGCAAGCAATGTTGGCTCAATCTAATGCCCTACCGCAAGGGGTACTCCAACTCCTGAAGTAG
- the fliW gene encoding flagellar assembly protein FliW, producing MEDRVIRFERGLPGFADEREFLLLDEGEGTPFLTLQSVAHPEIRFIVVSPFLIYRDYEVNLSDEVTERLGIDQEEDVVILSIVTVRGELREATLNLVAPVVINSRTRRGEQVILEGTPYTTRHPLFPQHTRRKGEADARPEAENQ from the coding sequence ATGGAGGATCGTGTGATTCGTTTTGAGCGTGGGTTACCCGGCTTTGCCGATGAGCGGGAATTTCTCCTATTGGATGAGGGAGAAGGGACCCCTTTTTTGACGTTACAATCCGTGGCCCATCCTGAGATTCGCTTCATCGTCGTCTCTCCCTTTTTGATCTACCGAGATTATGAGGTGAACTTAAGTGACGAAGTGACTGAACGGCTGGGGATTGATCAGGAAGAGGATGTGGTTATCCTCTCCATCGTGACCGTTCGGGGAGAACTGAGAGAGGCCACATTAAACCTGGTCGCCCCTGTGGTGATCAACAGCCGGACCCGGCGCGGTGAACAGGTGATCCTGGAGGGAACCCCCTACACGACGCGGCACCCCCTCTTCCCCCAGCACACCCGGAGAAAGGGGGAGGCAGATGCTCGTCCTGAAGCGGAAAATCAATGA